The genomic stretch GTCTCATAGCTCGGTAGCGGCAGTCCTGCCCCATGCGGCAGTCGCACCAACCTGAGGGCCGGACCAATGATGTCGCGCATGCCGTGTCTCCTTTGTTTTCGAGGTGAATTGCATAAAGCCGGCCGGATCGCTAGATAGGCGCCAACTGACAGGATTTACCGGACATGGCTGAAAGTCTCGCAGAGGCGGTATCCCGCCGCCGCACCTTCGCGATCATCGCGCACCCGGACGCGGGTAAGACCACGCTCACCGAAAAGCTGCTGCTGTTCGGCGGCGCAATCCAGCTTGCCGGCGAGGTGAAGGCGAAGAAGGACCGCATCCAGACCCGCTCGGACTGGATGAAGATCGAGCGCGAGCGCGGAATCTCCGTCGTCACATCGGTGATGACCTTCGAATACGAAGGCAATGTCTTCAACATTCTCGACACCCCGGGCCACGAAGACTTTGCGGACGACACCTACCGTACCCTGACGGCGGTGGATGCGGCCGTCATGGTCATCGATGCTGCAAAGGGCATCGAGCCGCGCACGCTGAAGCTCTTCGAGGTCTGCCGGATGCGCGATATTCCAATCATCACCTTCGTGAACAAGATGGACCGCGAGAGCCGCGATCCGTTCGAGATCCTGGACGAGGTCGAGGAGAAGCTGGCGCTCGACACGGCGCCTGTCACCTGGCCCGTCGGCCGCTCGAAGACGTTCTGCGGCTCCTACAATCTGGCGAACAACACCTTTCGCGGTGCAGACACACAGGTGGAGCCGCTGCCGGTGAATGGACCGCAGAGCGTGGCCGACCGACTTCCGGAAAACGAACGCGCGGCCTTTGTCGAGGAGACGGAACTCGCCAGGGAGGCGTGCCGTCCCTTCGACCGCCAGTCCTTCCTGGAAGGGCATATGACGCCGGTCTTCTTCGGTTCGGCGCTGCGCAATTTCGGCGTTCGCGATCTCATCAACGCGCTGGGAGCCTTTGCGCCGCCACCGCGCGACCAGGTGGCGGATGTGCGCACGGTTCATGCCAATGAAGACAGGATGACGGCCTTCGTCTTCAAGATCCAGGCGAACATGGACCCCAACCATCGCGACCGCATCGCCTTTGCCCGCATCTGCTCGGGAAAGCTCGAGCGCGGCATGAAGGCGCGGCTGGCGCGCACCGGCAAGCAGCTCGGGCTGACTGCACCGCAGTTCTTCTTTGCGTCGCAGCGCCAGCTTGCCGATACGGCCTATGCCGGCGATGTCGTCGGCATCCCGAACCACGGCACGCTCCGCATCGGTGATACGCTGACAGAGGGCGAGGCGCTGGTCTTCCAGGGCGTGCCGAACTTCTCGCCGGAAATCCTGCGCCGCGTGCGGCTGGAAGATGCCATGAAGGCGAAGAAGCTGAAGGAGGCTTTGCAGCAGATGGCGGAAGAGGGGGTCGTCCAGCTCTTCCAGCCGGAGGACGGCTCGCCGGCGATCGTCGGCGTCGTCGGTGCACTGCAGTTGGACGTGCTGAAGGAGCGCCTGTCGGCCGAATACGGCCTGCCGGTCTCCTTCGAGATGGCGCGGTTCTCCGTCTGCCGCTGGATCTCTGCGGACCAGCCGGCTGATCTCGAGAAGTTCATCAACCAGCGCCGCGGCGACATCTGCCGTGATCTCGACGGCGATCCCGTCTTCATGGCCCAGGACGCATTCTCGCTGCGTTACGAGGCGGAGCGCTATCCCGCCATCAAGATGGTCGCAATCAAGGAGTATCACGTCGCCAAGGCGGCGTGATCACGACAGCTGAGGCTCAGCTCACGCCGGCAAAGTAAAGCGTGAGGTGCGTCTCGCCGCCTCTCAAGCCTGCAGATCCTTGAGGAAATCGTCGCACCAGCGCATGACATCGCGCTCGAGAAGGTGGTCCATCATGCCACGCCACCGCTCCTGCCGCTCTTCCAGCGACATGCTGAGGCCACGGGCGATGGCATTGGCCGTACCCTCGATGTCATAGGGGTTGACCAGCAGCGCCCCTCGAAGTTCCCGGGCGGCGCCGGCGAAACGGGAAAGCACGAGAACACCGGGATCTTCCGGGTCCTGCGCCGCGACATACTCCTTGGCAACCAGGTTCATGCCGTCGCGCAACGGAGTGACCAGTCCTATCTTGGCAAGCCGGTACAAGCCGGCAAGCACCGGGCGGCCGATCGAGCGATTGATGTAGCGGATGGGCACCCAGTCCACCGTGCCCATGGCGCCGTTGACCCGGCCCGCCTGTTCGGCCACGGTGCGCTGCATCGCTTCATACTCCGGCACTTCCGAGCGGGATTTCGGCGTGATCTGAAGGTAGGTCACCTTGTTGTGGTAGCCTGGGTTCGCCTTGACGAACTGTTCGAAGGCGTCGATCCGCTGGGTGATCCCCTTGGAATAGTCCAACCGGTCCACACCGATGATCAGGTCGCGCCCTTCAATGCTCTGTCGCGCCTTTCGCACCATGATGTTGCTCGCCGCCTTGCGGGCGAAGTCGGCGAACACGGCCGTCTCGATGCCGATCCCGTAATAGCCCCCCCTGAATGTCCTGCCATAGGAGGTGAACCGCCCATCGCCGAGGGCCTCGCCAATGCCCTCGCGCACGAGGCCGCCCCCAAAGTTCGAGAGATCGTGGTCGGTCTGGAAGCCCACGAGATCATAGTGCGACAGGCCGCGCATGATTTCCTCATGCACCGGCATGGTGAACAGCACGTCGGCCGGAGGCCATGGGATGTGCAGGAAGAAGCCGATCTTGTTCTTGAAGCCCATCTGCCGCAGTTCCGCCGCGAGCGGGATCAGGTGATAGTCATGCACCCAGATGACGTCGTCCTCCTGCAACAGCGGTGCAAGACGATGCGCAAGGAAGCGGTTCACGCGGAAGTAACCGGCCATTTCCTTGCGGCCGTACTCGGCTAGGTCGAGACGGTAATGGCAGATCGGCCAGAGAACGCGATTGGCGAAGCCCTCGTAGTATTCCTCCACGTCCGTCTTCGTCAGGTCAGTCAGCGCATAGGTGATATTGCCATGCTGCTGCTGGGCGAGTGGCTCAGGCTCACGGGAACCGCTGGACTTTCCGGACCAGCCCATCCAGATTCCGCCCCGCTCCTGTAGAGCCGCCTGCAAGGCGACAGCCAGTCCACCGGCTGGCGCAGCCCCGCCCTTTGCCGGGAGTGTCACACGGTTCGAAACGACCACAAGACGGCTCAAGCGGTTCTTCCTTTCAAGGATGATGGCAATGATGTTGAGGACGGAAATTCGGAACCATCGCCCGCTGTCGCTGCACGTGCGAGGGCCTGGCGAAGGTCCTCCGCCGATGCGATGATGCCACGGGCCTCTGTGCCCCCCGGGGCATCAGCGATGCGGATCGAGTGGCCACCCATTCGGTTGACGATCCGGAACATATCCTCGTCGGTCACGTCGTCGCCGATGGCGATCGGCCGCCGCCCCCGAAAGGGAGCTTCCTCAAGATAGGATTGGACCGCGCTTCCCTTATTAGCGCGCGCTGGCCGGATCTCGAAGACCATCTTGCCTCGCTGCAGGGTGAAATCGGAGCCGGCCTGGAGCAGGTAGAATTCCATCGCCTTTTCGACCTCGTCGCGCCACTCCGGTGCCTGGCGATAGTGCGCCGCAACCGCCGCTCCCTTATCTTCGACGAGAACGCCAGGCCATTGCCCGGCCGCTGCCGCAAGCGCAGTCTTCACCTCCTCGAAGGCCGATGTGGCCGCCACCGCGTCCACCGAGCCGTCGACCATGCGCCGTTCGGCACCATGCAGTCCGGCGACAGGAAGCTCGTAGGGTTTGAATAGCTTGTCGGCATAGGGAAGAGCCCGACCCGTCACCAGTGCGAGCGCTCCGTTCAGGCGCCTGGAAAGCGCCACAAGATTGCCAGGAAGATCAGGCGGTACCACGATAGCGTCCGGCGAGGGGGCGATATCGACGAGGGTACCGTCGATGTCGAGGAAGAGGGCCCAAGCCTCCGGTTCCCGCGTCAGCGCATCGACCAACCATTCGATCTGTTGAAGCGGC from Pseudorhizobium banfieldiae encodes the following:
- a CDS encoding peptide chain release factor 3 — its product is MAESLAEAVSRRRTFAIIAHPDAGKTTLTEKLLLFGGAIQLAGEVKAKKDRIQTRSDWMKIERERGISVVTSVMTFEYEGNVFNILDTPGHEDFADDTYRTLTAVDAAVMVIDAAKGIEPRTLKLFEVCRMRDIPIITFVNKMDRESRDPFEILDEVEEKLALDTAPVTWPVGRSKTFCGSYNLANNTFRGADTQVEPLPVNGPQSVADRLPENERAAFVEETELAREACRPFDRQSFLEGHMTPVFFGSALRNFGVRDLINALGAFAPPPRDQVADVRTVHANEDRMTAFVFKIQANMDPNHRDRIAFARICSGKLERGMKARLARTGKQLGLTAPQFFFASQRQLADTAYAGDVVGIPNHGTLRIGDTLTEGEALVFQGVPNFSPEILRRVRLEDAMKAKKLKEALQQMAEEGVVQLFQPEDGSPAIVGVVGALQLDVLKERLSAEYGLPVSFEMARFSVCRWISADQPADLEKFINQRRGDICRDLDGDPVFMAQDAFSLRYEAERYPAIKMVAIKEYHVAKAA
- the otsA gene encoding alpha,alpha-trehalose-phosphate synthase (UDP-forming): MSRLVVVSNRVTLPAKGGAAPAGGLAVALQAALQERGGIWMGWSGKSSGSREPEPLAQQQHGNITYALTDLTKTDVEEYYEGFANRVLWPICHYRLDLAEYGRKEMAGYFRVNRFLAHRLAPLLQEDDVIWVHDYHLIPLAAELRQMGFKNKIGFFLHIPWPPADVLFTMPVHEEIMRGLSHYDLVGFQTDHDLSNFGGGLVREGIGEALGDGRFTSYGRTFRGGYYGIGIETAVFADFARKAASNIMVRKARQSIEGRDLIIGVDRLDYSKGITQRIDAFEQFVKANPGYHNKVTYLQITPKSRSEVPEYEAMQRTVAEQAGRVNGAMGTVDWVPIRYINRSIGRPVLAGLYRLAKIGLVTPLRDGMNLVAKEYVAAQDPEDPGVLVLSRFAGAARELRGALLVNPYDIEGTANAIARGLSMSLEERQERWRGMMDHLLERDVMRWCDDFLKDLQA
- the otsB gene encoding trehalose-phosphatase is translated as MQHSDPSQSGTPEGPLQQIEWLVDALTREPEAWALFLDIDGTLVDIAPSPDAIVVPPDLPGNLVALSRRLNGALALVTGRALPYADKLFKPYELPVAGLHGAERRMVDGSVDAVAATSAFEEVKTALAAAAGQWPGVLVEDKGAAVAAHYRQAPEWRDEVEKAMEFYLLQAGSDFTLQRGKMVFEIRPARANKGSAVQSYLEEAPFRGRRPIAIGDDVTDEDMFRIVNRMGGHSIRIADAPGGTEARGIIASAEDLRQALARAATAGDGSEFPSSTSLPSSLKGRTA